The following are from one region of the Rattus rattus isolate New Zealand chromosome 13, Rrattus_CSIRO_v1, whole genome shotgun sequence genome:
- the Plac9 gene encoding placenta-specific protein 9 — protein MQPLLCALAGLALLRAGAGEWSQGPRDIPGRRAAESPSGPGEDLAWSPGCDRHMAVQGRLNIMEEMVEKTVEHLEAEVTGLLGLLEELASNLPPGPFSPKPDLLGDDGF, from the exons ATGCAGCCGCTGCTCTGCGCGCTGGCCGGGCTCGCCCTGCTCCGTGCCGGGGCGGGCGAATGGAGCCAGGGTCCCAGGGACATCCCCGGACGGCGAg CTGCTGAGTCCCCCAGTGGCCCTGGAGAAGATCTAGCTTGGAGCCCAGGCTGTGACAGACACATGGCTGTCCAAGGCCGGTTGAACATTATGGAAGAG ATGGTGGAGAAGACCGTGGAGCACCTGGAGGCAGAAGTGACAGGTCTGCTGGGCCTGCTGGAGGAACTGGCTTCAAACCTACCCCCAGGACCCTTCAGCCCCAAACCTGACCTGCTTGGAGATG ACGGCTTCTGA